The sequence below is a genomic window from Ornithobacterium rhinotracheale.
CTGAAAAAAGGAGTTAAGAAGAATGTGAATAAAGATAAGAATGATGCTTGGGGCTCACCACTATATGATATTGAGGTGAAAAATATAAACTTATTAGGCAGTCTGTCCAGTTTTACTTTTGAGTGGGGTGGCGGTCATTATCAGACAACTAACTCAAGTATGGTTTATCCTAGGCTAGGTGCGGATGATAAAATATCTACATTCTTGGGGCGAGTTATAGCCATCAAATACTAACCTAAAAAAGTAAAAAAGCAGTATTGCAGGGTGGGCAAACCCCAAGTGTCACCCTGAACTTGTTTCAGGGGCTCACATGTAAAGAAAAAGAGGAGATACTGAACTAAATTCAGCATGACACATGCAAGGCGTGAGCCAATAAAAAAAATAAAATAATAACAAAAACGCAGAAAAATGCCAGTAAAATACAATGTAGTGGAGCGCAAGAATCCACAGAAGAGAGAAGAGCCCGGCAAGTGGTATGCCAACGCTAAGGCAGATGGAGATATTAGCCTTAAAGAAATCGCCGAGGAGATTTCTGGTGGCTCTACCACTGTGAGCGATACCGATGTTTTGGCAGTGCTCAATGAGATGATAAAAACCTGTACTCGCCATTTATCGGAGGGTAAAGTAGTGAAGTTTGGCGACTTTGGGAACTTCCAAGTCAGCCTTACTAGCGAAGGAGCAGCGTCGGAAGAAAAGTTTAATCCTAGCTTAATTAAAGGAAATAAGATACAGTTTCGCCCAGGCGAGGCACTTCGCAAAATGCTCAAAACCGTGAAATACGAGAAATACAGCAAGAAGTAGCCTTGAGCAATTTAAGGTACGAGAGCCCTCACTAGTGAGGGCTTTTTTTTGTGTGTGTAAAAGCTTCTTACCTCAACACGAAGGCTTGCACGACATTGCAGGAGCGTTTGCGTTGATTCACGGGATAGCTCGTGTGTGTAGATGCGAGCGTTCCCGTCGTACAATGGGAACGCTCGCGTAGAGAGAGGTTGTTTTAGTCTTTTTTTATATTTAGGTTGTTTGTGGGAGTTTTCTCTTTTCGTTAGGGTAAGTGTAATTTAGTTGAAATATTTTTTTATTTTTCTCGTAAAATATATTCAAATTTGCGAACTATTTTCAAAAAGTTAATGAGGTTATCTTTTATTGAATGTTTACTTTTATAAGTACAATATAATTATTAAATGATATTGTATGAAAAAGAAATTTTAGTAAAAAGAGAAGAAGTAGAAGCTTTGCATGCAAATTGTGAAGAGTGTTTGGATTGAGCCAAGGTAATGGCGGGAGGTGCTAATCATTTAGAGGTTAGGAAACCTCACCATATCGAAATATTGAGAATAATCAATATTAAATTTATGAGTAGAGTGGGGGCAATTTCAACAGAAATTGCCCTTTTTTGTGTGATAATATAGAATTTATACTAAGCAGGGAGTTATGAGCTTTTCTGCTAAATTTCAGCATCTTGTGAATTAGCTTATATATTTTAAAAATAATTATTTTTAAAATATATATGTAACCCGTAGTGCATTATAAAAAAAGGTTGCCCATGAGCCTAAAGAAAAGTAAATTGCATTGGTTACCAATCAAATACAATTATGAGCAACCTAGAGGCAAGTTACAATTTTATTTTGAATAAACTAATAGAAATTTCAGGAACTGAAAATTTCTATTTTAAACCAGTGAAACCAAAATTATCTGATATAGAGTTGATAAGCTTAATTATTTTAGCAGAATTTAAATCTATCGATTCTGAGTACCAGCTTTTTAGAGAGATAAAAGGTTGGGCTATTGAATCTAAAATTGAAAGGAGTGTTTACAACAGAAGAAAACGAAAACTCTTCCCTTTTCTTGAAGAAATTAGGTGCAAAATGGTGAAAAAGTTCAATGATTTTGAAAACTATTTCTTGGTGGACAGCATGCCTTTAGAAGTGTGTAAATTATCCCGCTCTTCCAGAAGCAAAATCTGTAAAGAAAATAGCTTTTCAATGCCAAATAAAGGTTTTTGTGCTTCTCAAAATCTACACTTTTATGGTTACAAGCTACATGCGATCTGTTCTATTGCTGGTGTGTTCCAAAGTTTTGACTTATCTCCCGCCTCCGTTCACGACATTCATTATTTGAAAGACATAAAACTTCAAATTTCTGATTGCGTGTTACTTGGAGACAGGGGCTATCTTTCTCAAACGGTTCAGCTTGACTTGTTCAATGAGGTGAAAATCCAGTTAGAAACCCCTAAAAGAAAAAATCAAAAAGATTACAAACCTCAGTTCTATCCATTCAGAAAGTGTAGAAAACGTATAGAAACTTTATTCTCGCAGTTGTGTGACCAATTTATGATACGGCGTAATTATGCCAAATCTTTTGAAGGATTCAAAACAAGAATATTGGCAAAAATTACCTCCTTGACTACTATTCAATATCTCAATAAATTTGTCTTTCATAGTAACATTAACAATTTAAAAATTAATCTCATTCGATAATGCACTACGGGTTATATGTAGCATTTGTTGAAATAGTGTATTTTTGCACACATAGATAAAGTGAAATATGAGAATAGTAGTATGTAGCGTGATTTTAATCAGTTTTATCGCACAAAGTGCAAAAGCCCAAGTAGGAATCAATACCGAACAGCCCAAGGCCACTTTAGATGTTGTAGTAAAAGACCCAGATAACCCTGAAACTTCTGCAGGGGTATTGGTGCCAAGAGTAAGCAAAAATCCAGAATCAGGAAATGAAAAAGGACAACTTATTTTTAATACCACCAGCAACCAATTCTATTTTTGGGACGGCACAAAATGGGCTCCCATTGCATCTAATGCAGAAATAGCTACAGCAGGGACTTCCTATTTTGCAGATACAAAAAACAGTACGCCTATTAGCCTAGACCAAAACTCATCTGAGACTTTAGTCCCACAAACAGCAATTGAATTTAGCCTTGCCAAGGAGCAAGAAGTGCAATTCACCTCCACCGTTAATTTCAAAGGAAGAAGTTCTGCATTTGCACCACTGTTTAAATTAAAACTAACGAAAACCGATGCCAGTACGGAGGAGATAATCGATAAAGTGTCTAATACATTCTTATCTGATGGTATTTCTGATTATTATGGAAACCTGCAGCTTTTGTCTATTAAAAAGCTCCCAGCAGGAAGTTATAAAGCAGAAATAGTGGCATATTATAACAATTGTTGCGATTTCAACTTCATCTACGAAGTAGGTGGTGCAGAAACCCCCGTAAGTTTATTAATTCAATACAAATAGATGATGCTAAGATATTTGTTCATTATTTTGTTTGTCTTTAGTAGTATAATTAATGCTCAAACCAAAAATGAGGAACCTGAGTTTTATCAAATGATGAAATCTACTAATCCTAATGTGTATCAAGTAGATTCTCTATATGAAATTTATAGAACACAAACCTCAAATGAGTTTAGCCCAGAAGTACTAAGCCTTATAAAAGCTGAAAAGCAAAAGCATAAAGAGCCCCGCTCCAATTGGCTCTCAAACGCTAGGAAAGAAAGAGCCCCGATGAAAAAGGAATTCCGTAGCGAATATGAAAAAGAATACCTTGAATGGAGAAAAGAGGTACAGCCTTATATAAATGAAAAAGGCTTTGTAGAATACCCTACTGAGCACGAGATGAAAGCTAATTTTAGCATTCAGCCTAAGGCTAAAAAGCGCACGAGAAGAAGTCTTTTAACAAGTGCCTCTTCCATCTATGATAGCGAGGAAGTGCCCTATCATGCTACTTTTCAGGGGTGGCATTATTACGGCCCTGTGAAGATGCTTACCAATGATGGGAGGCCGCGTGTAACATCGCAAGCCAATGTGCGAGCCTTTGCACAGTCTCTTGCCAACCCAAACCACGCCGTATGTGCCGTAGAAAATGGAACCATCTATGTCTCTAAAAACAAGGGCGGTATGTGGCATTATGCTACAAAGAATTATAATATAAAAGGAGTAACGGCATTGTCTTTTTCTGCCTCTAATGAAAATGTAATTTTTGCGGGCGTTTCTGCTGGTAGGGGTGTCGGTAGATTGTATGTTTCTAGAGATGGGGGAGTAACTTGGAAAGACATAACATCTAATTTTAATGAATTGCCTAAATACAACAGCCCTGGAAATGCAATTTCCAAAATTATAAGCATTTCGGTGGACGATAATCCCATAAATGATATTGTGTTGCTGGCAACTAATAGAGGCGTTTTGAGATTGAGGCAAAGCTCTGAAGGAAATGATGTGTCTTATCAATTTGAGGTATTGTTAGGGAAAGGAATTACAGATGTAGTGATTCGCCCAAATCACAAAGATGAATTTTATGCATTGGCTTTTGATGATGCTAAAAATCATCTATATTTTTATAAATCTACAGATGGAGGAGCTACTTGGGAGATAAAAGGAACGGCAGGCAAAGGATGGTTTGAACCTGAAAAAAGAATGCTAAAAAGTTTTGGAGGAAGGCTGGCCACCTCTTTAAGCAATGATAATATAGTATATGCCTATCTAATTGAAAATAGAGAAACCTCAGACAACGGGTTTCTAGGCGTATACCGTAGCGATGACGCAGGAGAACACTGGCTTTTGCCCAACACAAATGGCCCTGGAAGAGGTGCCAATGGTTATAACTCTACAACCAATAAAAACCTGGCAACCTTTCCATTCCAGCCTTTGGGAAGTTATACACAAGGTTTTTACAACTGTGCTATCGTTGTGTCTCCTACCAATTCAAATCACATCGTGTTAGGCGGATTGAATGCTTGGGAATCCAAAGATGGAGGG
It includes:
- a CDS encoding HU family DNA-binding protein; this translates as MPVKYNVVERKNPQKREEPGKWYANAKADGDISLKEIAEEISGGSTTVSDTDVLAVLNEMIKTCTRHLSEGKVVKFGDFGNFQVSLTSEGAASEEKFNPSLIKGNKIQFRPGEALRKMLKTVKYEKYSKK
- a CDS encoding IS982 family transposase gives rise to the protein MSNLEASYNFILNKLIEISGTENFYFKPVKPKLSDIELISLIILAEFKSIDSEYQLFREIKGWAIESKIERSVYNRRKRKLFPFLEEIRCKMVKKFNDFENYFLVDSMPLEVCKLSRSSRSKICKENSFSMPNKGFCASQNLHFYGYKLHAICSIAGVFQSFDLSPASVHDIHYLKDIKLQISDCVLLGDRGYLSQTVQLDLFNEVKIQLETPKRKNQKDYKPQFYPFRKCRKRIETLFSQLCDQFMIRRNYAKSFEGFKTRILAKITSLTTIQYLNKFVFHSNINNLKINLIR